A segment of the Gossypium hirsutum isolate 1008001.06 chromosome D10, Gossypium_hirsutum_v2.1, whole genome shotgun sequence genome:
TGGCCTCTAGATTGTGCTACAGGGTAAGAGTAAGATTCTTTTGTGTGCAACTTATGTTTCTATAGATTCATATGGATTCCACATTGGCAAACATGTCATGACCACACAAAAGCTCATATTGAAGCATTTTCTTCAAAATTAACAATTCCTTTTGGCTAGAAACATGTAATTGCCATAGCCAACCATTTAGAAACACACAGGATGACAAAACACAGTGATACCTAGGAATCAATATGTATGACAATATAACACATAACATGTTTACCATATGCACTGTTAGTTGTTGCTGCAGCTGCCAAAAGTAAGCTGTCATAGCAATTTCTCATCTCCTGCATATCCTGTAAATgcattcaaatgaaaaaaaaaatctaattattaatcTTTCAAATTGACTAAAGACAATCTCCAAGAAGCATTAGTCATTTAGAGGAAGAGGATGTTAGCTGTCCTATAGCAATACAAAAGCGTAATGCTATCATATTTCACAGCTAAAGTTTAAGAGTTTTCTTTCATATTGGAATCTAGTACTCCATTATTTTCTACCTCATTATCAAAATTAAGATATTAAAACCATCTATTATGAATCTAAGGGCTCGtaaaatatcattaaacataGAAGCCTACAACTTCCCCGTAGATATTCTTATCCGGATTTAAATTCTCTCGTACCCTTAAGCATTTCAGATTTTCTTAACGTTGAACTATACAGGATTTAGACTAATCTGATTTACAAaataccaataataataataaagattcATAATTTAGAGTATTTGAaacttaaattattcaaatttctACAGTTCTCCCAAAGCAATAATTCTCCAAATATACGTTTCTAAAATCTCCGAAATTACGGCATTAGAAAATCGCTTCACTCAACCGAACCCGATCCAACCCTAATTTAATTACAGTTGAAATAATATCAAAACCCATTTCTACACTTTGAAAAATTGAAACAAGAGTATCCAATTAATTTCCCAACTCGAAAAGTAACTTTAATCTGCACTTAAATCAAACCAAAGCCAAAGCATAACTTTAAAAAGAGAggataaaaaggaaataatataGAGGAAAAGTACCTGAGCTGCTTGAGCGAGCTCATCCAAATGAGCCGCTgataaaaaatctaatttatccTTGCCATCGTTCTTGTGGAGAGCAAATCTTCGAAGTTTACCAAACGAAgacttcatttaaaaaaaaaaaaaccctaacgcAATGAACCAAATAAAAGAGAGAGAGGAAGAGGGAATCAGTGAGCTCTTTGCTTGGAGAATCAAAATGAAAAGCGAAGCGAATTTTGGAAATTTCAAGTCTGGGGCAATGGCAAAACCCGATTCAGTTGGAGCGAAGAGATTTTTAAAACAGGTGGCTCATTTCTTAAAACTATTATTTAAATcgtgaaaatatatatttgaaagtttAGATATTTAATATCTTTATCGAAATTAAAATCAAAAGCTCTAAGGACTCTAAAGTACGTAAAAATTACTTTAGGTTTATCATATTTTGCTATTTTTCCTATGTCACACATGTACAATTCAACTTAAATATGTGATTGAGTTATTATTCGGAGAAATTGTCTGCCCAAATATTTTACCCTAAGTAACCTACCAAAATAATTGCTGATATTTTGGTCGAAATTTTACGCTTTTGTTACTTACGTTgtcgtgttgtaatattttagtcattaacGGAAAGCTGACATGGCATATTAAatcattatttgaaataaaaattttagattaaattataatttgtgcctatatttttttcgttttaagcaatttaaagGAGGAAAATAGAGGGTGAAGTAGAagataatgaaaaaaaagaaaaaatggaaaactaaaagaacataaaagaaaaaattaaattactcaaaacaaaaaaaaatatggggaccaattatataatttaacctaaattttttgttttaaatgataTTTAGCGTGTCATGTCAGCTTACCCGTTACATCGTTAATGGCAATGAACGAcacaatgactaaaatgttataacacgttaaaataagtaactaaaacgtaacatttcaaacaaaagtgactaaaatataacatgagGGAAACAAAAGTGACTACTTCAATAGTTTACTCATTACTCTAATAAAACATCATCAGTCATGCATATATTTCGAAAATAATGatgtattttgaaaatagaaatttaagTTTATATTAACTTTGAAAAAAACTCTAATTATATGTTCATGTCTgtattaaaattacaacaattatGCATTAAAAATGTTTTCTCCCTGAATTTCCTTAATGCtcaagaattatatatataatgtaaaagAATATAGGGAATAGGGGCgaagccaaaaatttattttaagggaccaaaattaaattgtaatttttaagatagtaaaaatacaatttttaaaggattaaattaaaattttatcattttaagtgggtaaagtacaattttacttttattaatttaaaattttaaaaaatttaaaaaatctgaaaaattttacattttaggagGTCGGCCCTTCTCAACCCCCGCTAGATTCACCCTTGATAGGGAGCATTgagttttaagttaattttttgaattctaaaatttttttatcatttttaattagaatttatttacAACTTTTAATAATGATGTAcaattacattaataaaatatttaaatatataaaatttaaactcatgattatatttgttttattggCATGTACTAACAGTTAACACATCAAACGACACATCAATCGATAATGataattatattcattttattgataatatataaaattgtataattactttttaaaaaatgatcTCATTAATCAACACCGGTAATAAATATCATGATGTATAAAGGGTTTAAAATTGCAACTAAGACAATATATTATTATTGATTAATTATTATCCGTGTCATATTTCTTAACCTGTCAatgaaatataattataattataggaTAAAAATTTATTACCTTATAACTACGAATTTTATAAACTGtcaatcaaatataattttacataaatagcTGAAAATATAACCAAAATTTTTGTGGTTGTTTGAGGATTCAACACGGATATTAAACATCATATGATAATCAAGATATATAAATGGCTCAAAATTGCAACCAATACAACTTATGTCATCAACTATTTATTATCGGTTTTATGTTTCTTAACTTATCAATCAAATATCATCACacgattttttaaatatatatattattataaaagaaGGTACAGAAGCAAAAATTAAAACTGagtttcaaaatatatattttttaattatatttaaagtgtgtctcatttattaataataataataacaataaaaattagaacaaaatatatttataaacatattttataaaaattaattaattaaaatattttaaataatataactcaaagcttataaaatttattaaggaTATTACTTAAACGACTTAATTAGAACAAAAAGAGTATACTTAATAAAACAAGTGAGTGAAATGTTAGAATGGCAATGAATAGTGTTTTTGCGGATTAGACATTATAGATTAccataaaattcaatttcatcattcCTCTCATTCAAAAATCCTATCCGCAACGTTGTCGGCCTTTGGGCTGGTCACGGTTTCTCCGACATTctttttcatagtttttttttttaatttcaattcttATTATCGGGATTTTTTCTATAGTTTcatggttttatttttttggtttttgttttgtttactctgttttctttaaaagtaaaagtgattttatttttatttttaatttttagtcatATTCTAATGTATATGTAAAAGTGCCACCAAATTTATTAGGATTCGCTCTCGAAGGGTTTTATCATGATAGATCATAGTAATGGTAATAGATTCGAGATGATAAGGAGAATGATAAACCATTTGAGACTTAGCCTTTTGTGCACCATTGATGTGGTGGGTCTCTTGAGGCTTTCGGCAATCTTTTTTTGGTTGATCATTGTTCATCGTTGGGTTGATTTGATGATGACGAGGCTATGATGCAAATTTCAGCGATTTGATCAAGTTGATACATCTTTAGTTTGTTTCTGAATTATTTCAATGTTGCAATTATTGTCAGTTtgtcattctctttttctttttaaagattaCTTTGAAGACATGACATTTGCACATTAgtttgtaataatttatttatcgtTTGTACTATGTGCTATGTCTTTGTATTATTGTTGTTCATGACTCCTATTACtagtattttcttttcaaaaaagataaaattcaatttcaaatttataactATAATATTGTAGAACAAGTATGAATATTAACCATTAAATAGCAAATTtgtaggtaaaagtaccatgtaAACATTTGTACCACGAGTTAAATTGCATTTTGTCCTTTCTAAAAAAAAGATAACTAAGGCTatgtatgttagaaaaaaaaatgcaaactgaccattatgttaaaaattccatctatttgtgttgttaagtgattatttgactttttcaaaaaaaattaatgcaAGTGATGTGGAATTAAAGAATGAGTAGGATTAGataaagtaccatggaggcccttgtaTGAGAACTCAAATTGCATTTTaccctctactaaaaaatgggtaaaatagtccatgtacattagattaaagagcaaattggtcattctTGTCACATCCCAAGTCTAGCGGGTCCAAGATTTAGGCGTATTCTAGTGAAACAATCTGTTTGGCGAAGTGTAATCTACCCAATTTCCTTTTTTGGAGAACATGTGTAGGCATATAGTAACTGTCGTATAAGTAAGTGaagattttatttcaaattattttgttatttcagataaatattttgttaagtggAAAAGTAATTATGGTATGAGTTAACGCTAAAAGTATAATACGCCATATTTGTCTTAAATATTGTGCTAATTAGGTTGTAAAGTAACCTAGTTAGGAACCAACTGGATAGACTGGTCTGATATCTATAATGTAGgattttcatttatgtttctctTGAAATCTGTAGGTCATTAAGAAAGACAAATTCTAAAATATGTGACACTTGTTAAATTCCACTAAGTAGGATGGGTCATATTTATATGCGTGAGAAGGGTTCTTTAAAAAGGTTTTTCTCTCTTGAATATGCTGCTTTGTGATTCTTTCTCTTTAGTCCAATATCATCTTTTCCTCCTTAAGCTAGAAGCTAAGTTTCTTGGTTTAATCAATGGTCATTCCATCTTTGAGTAAGTATTACAACTTTGCATGTTAGGTGTTTTGAAAGAGTGAGTCTGTATGTGGTATATGAGCAGTAAAGCTTTAAGTACAAGGCTTTGCATGAGGTTGTCAGTGATTGAGATGATAAGTAAATTGTATGTATAAGAGTTGTAATAGTGAATCTATGTTCTTTAGCAGTTGTTGTTGCTGGTTCGAAAAGGATGTCTGAGTCTGGAACTTCGAACTACTGCAGGTGAATATCAGGTGAGTCTCTACCCCGACTCTTATATGTGAAATGTTCAAGTagaagcatatatatatataaaagatgatGATATCTATGATAATTGGCAAGTGTATGAGTATAGTAAAGATGAGATATGTGTTGTGATTATATGTATAAAGTTCTATTGAAAAGAAGTTGATTAGTAAGCATGCGGGTAAAGTTTGATATATGAAAAGTATGAATCAGTCAGAAATGTGAACAAATCTAGGTAAGTGGATGCTGAGCAACGTCCTTCTGTGATGCTTCTGGTAGGGTAGTTAGATTGACAAATCACGATATGAAattaagtgtaagaccatgaggtTGAGACCCGTTGTATCGTATGATATGAAAACACTCATAGTGTAGCCTCTAGTAAGATGAAAACTGGACTGACAGATATCGATATATAGGAGTGAGTAAAACtcaattcgactcgaaaaaatcaaatttcgagttaatcgagtcaactctaatttttttttcaaattttgagttcgaatcgagttaagtttttaaattcgaataactcgaataattcaaataaaccaaataccaaattgtaaaattttacatttttaccccaaaccttcaaatctttttactttttcctcaaaatttttactccctcccacttctcccaaaacttttactcacCCCAACCTCCCTTCCTCTACCCTAAACCCATTCTcccccttaattttttttaaaaatattttctccccaaaatttactcatttatttACTTTCTCCCCAAACTTTTTACTCCTCTCCTATCACAAcccatcatcttccccaaaattttattgaatattttcTCTCTAAAATTTACTCGCTTATTTACTTttccccccaaaatttttactcatCTCCTATCTCAACCCCTTCTATACCCCAAACCAATTTTctcccaatttttttttgaatattttcttcCCAAAATTTACTTCCCTATTTACTTTTCCTCCAATATTTTTACTCCCTCTCACTTTCCTCACAAATTTTTTTACTCCTCTACCCCCAAACCCATTTTCTCCCTAtcttttttttgaatattttctcCCCAAAAGTTACTCCCCTATTTActtttccctaaaatttttactccctcccacttttcccctaaaacttttactcctctcCCATCCCAACCACACTCTACCCCAAACCCATTTTCCCCTAAATTTTTCTTGAATATTTcttcctcaaaattttactcctccAAACTCCTAAAACTATTTATTTTCCCCTTAAATTTTTACTTCTCATCCTTTACcccaaatcaaaaatcaaaatcatccaaaaaaattcttaaacttaaataataattttatttatatctataatttatattattaaattaaatttcacattttatactatttatattgtttaattgtttaattatactgaatctttataaatttatgctaaaattgaattattaatgatgccataaaatattcctgttaaaattttatgttggtataaatttcatattttatctttaaaataacttttattaaaaaaatcacattttttttaatttcaaaatacatagttaaaagaattaaaagatgattgaagcaactaagcaagcaaataaGTTAActtgtatataaaagattaataaataaattatgaggggatgaaagttagagtctgtttgattggcagtaaaatgttttccgtaaaataatttctggaaaatattttctggtgtttgattgaatctgtgtaaaatattttccgctgtttgacagatttcctgaaaatattttccggaaaagttattttttacatatattaatatatattaataattttttatattttaaattgtttttacatatattgcaataatttatttataataatactcaataataagctacaatattgattgttataaattgaaaaaatattatccacaatgagtactagtaagaatattgaataattataaattgcttcgaaaccataatgagtactagaaataatattatccaaatacataattagtagtacaccacataataacaacattgtccaagtgcataatattacaccacataaaagtatcaatatcttcaaccctgagaaaatttttgaagccaattttttctatgcttcttacttttaactaaaaacattttGGCCTTTGATTCATGACTCCCTAGATAATCACACACAGAACACAAGaattcatcatcaaatccttcttcctccatcgacatcacttgTTCGTAAAGCTGTGCTGTCTTGTCGGCAGTAAATTGtttcaaagcattagcaatttcgCCAAGTTGctcacccacaaatttaatttgttcatcaacgagACTTTCTTGACcactttttcttttacgtttggatgtgccagatgaagatacatttgttcttacctcttcagCCTCTTCATTGTCGCAGTCTACAGGCATTGAATCTTCAttaccatcatccaaatctatgtcagcaaatgttctagcaaaactccctgttgccatatctttgccaacaaccacagccatttcatcataatgatcaatgcttttaattcaaaaatggttcatacttcttgtgtgcctgttggatattatacacaattagaataacaagtaaaaaacaattgaaatatacttaacatatatatacatatattaccatcactgtTGCATCGTATGTtgctctatcacatgtgatcattttcatgttatcatcccatccaaaaccactttcacctcgaattttgcatataatctgccactggttttttactgtcctcaaatgattttccacgTGCTTCGTATCGCATTGGACTTGGAATCTAGAAGAAATGGCGTCAgcaactcgattaatagaaactgatttgaaagtattagaaggcttatttccttttcgagcctcctctgctagaatttcaaggaaaacatgttccatcggttttgtccacctgaattgcttggagccccttctttgttgcccttacccattctacataataattgtcattgtcaataatttcaatatccaacaagcttaaaacataataatcaattcaatatccaacaatgttaaaacataatcaatatctaacaaattcaagacataTATCAAAATCCAACAATCTAAAATTTGACAATGTTATTATCCAACcaacatttacaaaaaaaaaacatcagtctaaaacatacataacatagaaataataaccctaagccctaaatctacctaatatttctagccatataatcagtcCACATAGTTTCTGCAATCTCAtctctcttagcagaccattctcttgcttcttgTCTTTCTTCTCGCTCCGTGAGAGTTTGTATTATCGAATCAAATTCAGACTCAtcgtataatccttgattaagtaaatcactaggatcaactccaattatatgattatgaattatacaacaagccaaaactatatctacttgagtttgaaaattccaaaatagttcagcatctaatacacgaaaccgtttcttcaaaatcccaaaaacacgttCAACAGTGATCCGTAATGATGAATGtcgaagattaaagagttcctttgcattttcagGCTCTTCAGCAccaaactcttttaaatgatatcggacACCACGATATGGGGTAATACATCCAATTCGGAtgccatatccagcatcagcaagataatatttacctacaattttacaaTACGTAATTAATACTGATAAACTATGAGCTTACTGGAACTATTTGTGATAAATATTACCTTCTggaattcttaatcctcttgggcgtgaaagtgcatcacttaaaatacgagaatcatgtgcactaccttcccaaccagctagaacataggcaaatttcaaatcaaatgtaatggcagccaatacattttgtgtcgtcccccctTTACGGCTACGAAATCTTCCTTGCATGCTAAGTGGAACCGATGCACGAAtatgagttccatctaatgctccaatacaatctttaaaataaggataaaaccttggattgtttctaatttcactaggagttgactcatcaggtaatctaataactagtctatacaatttcaaaatagctctcaatacaaccctaaagtaatGGTGAACTGTCTgaattgatctataatatctagatccaatcactcgaaaccttacattatgaccaattatatgtaaaaatataactacttgctccctaatatCGACAGATTTAGACGATTGTAACAAATTATTCATACTAAGAAtatcacataaattaaaaaaggcGATCGGTCTCATCCTTATTATATCAATGCAATgctggtcaccactatataaaatactattaatatagttttctctttcataatctcgattcacacgagggcgagaagcaatttccttcctagtttctaattttttaatctaaagagcccaaaagctaaaactgaagccacAACTCCGGCAATTGCCATTTGATTTTGATTatgatccatctacacaaaataatgccACACAAATATATGATCACTACTACAAAAGATGCAAGattttcataagatcacataaagttaccatgactaaaaaagtgcatacatacatatcaagCTAATTATAATTgcccaataataatttttaaagtagCACTTAAATATTGATCATAGTTAATACAATACTTCAATTGGTGCAAGAGTTTGTTATATATTATTAAGTTaccaatacatacatatattgatCATGTATTTATAAAgagttttaaattataatatgtttCATGTATTTAAAGAGTTTTAAATATATTGATCATGTATTAAAGTTACCATGACTTAAAATATCTTTCATGTATTTGTTATATATTGATCATAGttaataatatgtttttataaagtTACCATGACTTAAAATATATTGCCCAAAAGCTATAAATGTTGATgcctctttttttaaaatataaaagagtttTAAATACTTCAATTGCTATCAagtgtgttttctttttttatttcaatataaacaaaaaaatttgacaatgttataaattttttttatttctattttttat
Coding sequences within it:
- the LOC121222019 gene encoding putative nuclease HARBI1, yielding MRPIAFFNLCDILSMNNLLQSSKSVDIREQVVIFLHIIGHNVRFRVIGSRYYRSIQTVHHYFRVVLRAILKLYRLVIRLPDESTPSEIRNNPRFYPYFKDCIGALDGTHIRASVPLSMQGRFRSRKGGTTQNVLAAITFDLKFAYVLAGWEGSAHDSRILSDALSRPRGLRIPEGKYYLADAGYGIRIGCITPYRGVRYHLKEFGAEEPENAKELFNLRHSSLRITVERVFGILKKRFRVLDTATMKRLKR